A window of the Isosphaera pallida ATCC 43644 genome harbors these coding sequences:
- the plsY gene encoding glycerol-3-phosphate 1-O-acyltransferase PlsY — MTMLVFLVFLIFAYLIGSIPFGYLLVKSLKGQDLRQIGSGNIGATNVRRVMGWTGFFTVLVLDALKGYGPVVGFPLLAQSVAGWPPSPWFPPALAVMTILGHNFPLYLKFRGGKGVATSLGAVFGLAPLGIGLAVIGFLASLGLTGWVSLSSLVGGAIFLVYWFISVDNPFFSTDSFSTIVFLLLYVMMILRHRANLKRILQGTEPKIWNRESKSFGSNQPTRTGRVASGVIPILAIPALALVIGTGYHWSRPTGFENDTLSIQATERIPARWQRATHLAWWQNSSRLAVSHPRFNRIAIHEWNEQNRSFFSREIELEGRPEAIATDPTDAIPSLLILQSAGFEGVHLKPGWIQAFDTNLNPLGDRFEVGDYPKDLVILPRLCAAAVLTAGRAEGDPNRDPPRISLIELDERGCPARVRSYVELNNSLDQPQSLAVRQDETVTYLAVACFRSRRVIGFDIHDATSPRELGAITLPFEPGGLSFSGHRLVVAAHYEGRLALVDAWSCPPQIVELPPSPLQGQVVCLGSNHCLIAQPHDSSLILVDFRKMATHETVAVRGFANLTGTRPHFMAFDPNTGRLAVANYSGGSVHLFSTKIKLMESLTGRSPIR; from the coding sequence ATGACCATGTTAGTGTTCCTTGTTTTTCTTATTTTTGCTTATTTGATTGGATCAATTCCTTTTGGGTATCTTCTTGTCAAATCTCTCAAGGGACAAGATCTCCGCCAAATTGGTTCCGGCAACATTGGCGCGACCAATGTTCGACGAGTGATGGGTTGGACTGGGTTTTTCACGGTTCTCGTCCTCGATGCGCTCAAAGGATACGGCCCGGTGGTGGGTTTTCCCTTGCTTGCGCAATCGGTTGCGGGATGGCCTCCTTCCCCTTGGTTCCCGCCGGCTCTCGCGGTCATGACCATCTTGGGACACAACTTTCCGCTTTATCTCAAGTTTCGCGGCGGCAAAGGTGTGGCGACCAGCCTGGGTGCCGTCTTTGGACTGGCCCCCCTGGGCATTGGCTTGGCGGTCATCGGGTTCCTCGCAAGCTTGGGTCTGACTGGTTGGGTTTCCCTCTCCTCGTTGGTCGGTGGGGCCATTTTCCTCGTTTATTGGTTCATCTCTGTTGACAACCCATTTTTTAGCACAGATTCCTTCTCAACAATCGTTTTCTTACTTCTCTATGTGATGATGATTCTCAGACATCGTGCTAACCTCAAACGCATTCTCCAAGGCACGGAACCTAAAATCTGGAACCGTGAGTCCAAGTCTTTCGGTTCCAACCAACCAACGCGGACGGGGCGCGTCGCATCTGGGGTGATCCCGATTTTAGCTATCCCAGCCCTTGCTCTGGTCATCGGGACAGGCTATCATTGGTCTCGACCAACCGGATTCGAGAACGACACGCTCTCAATTCAAGCGACCGAGCGGATCCCTGCGCGTTGGCAGCGTGCCACTCATTTGGCGTGGTGGCAGAACTCCTCCCGATTGGCGGTCTCTCATCCGCGTTTCAACCGGATCGCCATCCATGAATGGAATGAACAGAATCGATCCTTCTTCAGCCGTGAAATCGAACTTGAAGGTCGTCCTGAAGCAATCGCAACCGACCCAACGGACGCGATTCCATCGCTCTTGATTCTCCAATCGGCCGGCTTTGAAGGTGTGCATCTCAAACCAGGATGGATCCAAGCCTTCGATACCAACCTCAATCCGTTAGGCGACCGCTTTGAGGTTGGAGACTATCCCAAGGATCTCGTCATTCTGCCTCGTCTTTGCGCAGCCGCGGTCCTCACGGCGGGACGAGCTGAAGGAGACCCAAACCGCGACCCACCTCGAATCTCCTTGATTGAACTTGATGAGCGGGGATGTCCGGCTCGCGTTAGAAGTTATGTTGAATTGAACAATTCTCTTGATCAGCCTCAGAGTCTGGCGGTTCGCCAAGATGAAACGGTGACTTACCTAGCGGTGGCTTGTTTTCGAAGTCGGCGGGTCATTGGGTTCGATATTCACGACGCGACATCTCCACGGGAGTTGGGTGCGATCACGTTGCCGTTCGAACCTGGTGGATTGTCATTCTCAGGTCATCGGTTAGTGGTGGCCGCCCACTATGAAGGACGCCTCGCTCTCGTCGATGCTTGGTCTTGTCCACCTCAAATCGTTGAGTTGCCACCCTCCCCACTTCAAGGTCAGGTGGTTTGTTTGGGCTCGAATCATTGTCTCATCGCTCAACCCCACGATTCTTCTCTCATCTTGGTTGATTTTCGCAAGATGGCCACCCATGAAACCGTGGCGGTTCGCGGTTTCGCCAACCTCACTGGAACTCGTCCTCATTTTATGGCGTTTGACCCAAACACCGGACGACTCGCGGTGGCGAATTACTCCGGTGGAAGCGTTCATCTCTTCTCAACCAAGATCAAGCTTATGGAGTCGCTCACCGGACGATCACCGATACGATGA
- a CDS encoding lipopolysaccharide kinase InaA family protein, with translation MRPIATEMIDLPEWKCHALHQNHHVFYWISPRWTTMFAPGRFDTLFDPDLSQSCWDRIHRKQGRLTARVQLEPTKGANSLVCYLKHHDRERVPRNFPLESKVFRSAAATEWRHLESARRLGLTVPESVAAAVRVKADGGVQSLLLIREIDEALAVHEAIPRAFELLDYASFLVWKQNVVRRMAEMTALLHRAGWFHQDLYLCHFFVSHSLDSPVGHLTLIDFQRMIQPSSITRWRYRIKDLAQWRFSTQGVVGVEERDRRLFWRVYRECCQPPAASLTATLVSVKTHRYLCHHRKHQATLPS, from the coding sequence ATGCGGCCAATTGCAACCGAAATGATCGACCTTCCCGAGTGGAAATGCCACGCCCTTCATCAAAACCATCACGTTTTTTATTGGATCTCACCCCGATGGACAACAATGTTTGCGCCTGGTCGTTTTGACACGCTCTTTGACCCTGATCTTTCTCAATCGTGTTGGGATCGGATTCATCGGAAGCAGGGACGGTTGACCGCTCGGGTTCAACTCGAACCCACAAAAGGCGCAAATTCACTTGTGTGCTATCTCAAACACCATGATCGGGAACGAGTTCCCCGAAACTTCCCCCTCGAATCAAAAGTGTTCCGGTCGGCAGCGGCGACGGAATGGCGTCACCTTGAGTCCGCCCGCCGGCTTGGTCTAACGGTTCCCGAATCGGTGGCCGCCGCGGTTCGGGTGAAGGCCGATGGTGGCGTTCAGTCGTTGTTACTGATTCGCGAAATCGACGAGGCCCTGGCCGTCCACGAAGCCATCCCCCGCGCTTTTGAGCTTCTCGACTACGCCTCCTTCTTGGTTTGGAAGCAAAACGTGGTTCGACGCATGGCGGAAATGACCGCCCTGCTCCATCGGGCAGGGTGGTTTCATCAAGACCTTTACCTCTGCCATTTCTTCGTGTCTCACTCCCTTGATTCGCCGGTCGGTCACTTGACACTGATCGACTTCCAACGAATGATTCAACCTTCTTCGATCACCCGTTGGCGATATCGAATCAAAGATTTGGCACAGTGGCGGTTTTCAACCCAAGGGGTCGTCGGGGTTGAGGAACGGGACCGCCGGTTATTTTGGCGTGTGTATCGCGAGTGTTGTCAACCTCCAGCGGCCTCACTGACGGCAACGCTAGTTTCTGTAAAAACACACCGATACCTTTGTCATCATCGCAAACACCAAGCCACTTTGCCATCATAA
- a CDS encoding nucleotidyltransferase family protein, whose amino-acid sequence MKAILLAGGKGTRLRPFTAVLPKPLMPLGEPEPMPIIEIVLRQLARDGFDDVTILTGYFAEFIETFCGDGSRFGTRLRYIRESHPLGTAGGLRLVPRPDDSTLVLNGDILTTLSFANLLSFHRRRRAVATIAAHPRVVPIDFGVLEFDDDPQVLARYVEKPTYSFHVSMGVYLLEPIAWDFLGPSEPLGMPDLLMRMKDAGHSIHCDRQPCLWLDIGRHDDYAEASALFQSRRHEFLGASPPTSTQLPSAPPAAQDLRRDFPHQGAPKPNTLVGGYEPRTPHHSSVSPLDSDH is encoded by the coding sequence ATGAAGGCAATTCTTCTTGCCGGTGGCAAGGGGACGCGGTTGCGTCCCTTCACGGCCGTTTTGCCCAAGCCTCTCATGCCGTTGGGCGAACCCGAACCGATGCCTATCATTGAAATCGTCTTGCGCCAACTGGCGCGGGACGGATTCGATGATGTGACAATCCTCACTGGATATTTCGCGGAGTTCATTGAAACCTTCTGCGGCGATGGATCCCGGTTCGGAACCCGTCTTCGCTATATCCGGGAATCTCATCCCTTAGGCACCGCGGGGGGGTTGAGACTGGTGCCTCGTCCCGATGATTCGACCCTAGTTCTCAACGGCGATATCCTCACCACTTTGAGTTTCGCTAACCTGCTCTCGTTCCATCGCCGGCGTCGGGCGGTCGCTACGATCGCCGCTCATCCCCGGGTCGTGCCAATTGACTTCGGCGTGCTGGAGTTTGACGACGATCCGCAGGTGCTAGCGCGCTATGTCGAGAAACCCACCTATTCATTCCATGTCAGCATGGGCGTCTATCTGCTTGAGCCGATTGCCTGGGATTTCCTTGGTCCTAGCGAACCTCTGGGAATGCCCGACCTTCTCATGCGGATGAAGGACGCGGGGCATTCCATCCACTGCGACCGACAACCCTGCTTATGGCTCGACATCGGACGGCATGACGACTACGCCGAGGCCAGCGCGTTGTTTCAATCGCGCCGCCACGAATTTCTTGGCGCGTCGCCTCCAACCTCAACTCAACTCCCATCAGCACCTCCCGCTGCGCAGGACCTCAGACGGGATTTTCCCCACCAAGGCGCTCCCAAACCCAACACGCTGGTGGGTGGGTACGAACCACGCACGCCGCATCATTCTTCGGTTTCCCCACTTGATTCTGATCATTGA
- a CDS encoding glycosyltransferase family 4 protein has translation MKIAIGFESVDPRRGGAETYVVDLLRGLIQRGCRVDLFASSWRPDEIPDSVQLHRIDLKGSDWPRSWRTRHFAQRCAEAIQAKRDCYDCVVGLIGTIEQDVLIPQGGVRQASLEYNAQRFQTKWGRHLYKIGKWLNPKWWTDLEIERRQYSSHSRTLIVAVSHFVKSHLMRYHAVSEDRIRVIPNAVHLDRLRLTSADRERARALLRSRYGIGLDTHVGLFVGHNFRLKGLEPLFRGFRAFLDTWAARNPGFAPPIMLLVCGGGRPEPFQNLAVRLNIADRVQFAGFLPEIRQAYLAADFFVSPTFYDPCSLVVFEALVHGLPVITTAQNGAGEILCPGREGFVLKTPYDTPGLIAAFDQLLNPKVLRQMSVAAERLGREQSFDRHVDRLLDVFDEAARLRRDSGSFARSRRRSVSHLESRVILREDQR, from the coding sequence ATGAAGATCGCCATCGGCTTTGAATCGGTTGACCCCCGACGTGGAGGCGCGGAGACTTACGTCGTCGATCTGTTGCGCGGTCTCATCCAGCGGGGGTGTCGCGTCGATCTCTTCGCGTCAAGTTGGCGGCCTGACGAGATTCCCGATTCGGTCCAGCTCCACCGCATTGACCTGAAGGGTTCGGACTGGCCTCGGAGTTGGCGGACTCGACACTTCGCCCAGCGCTGCGCGGAGGCGATTCAAGCCAAGCGTGATTGCTACGACTGCGTTGTGGGACTCATTGGCACCATTGAACAGGATGTCTTGATTCCGCAAGGCGGCGTCCGCCAAGCCAGTTTGGAATACAACGCGCAGCGGTTCCAAACCAAGTGGGGGCGTCACCTTTACAAGATAGGAAAATGGCTCAATCCCAAATGGTGGACTGACCTTGAGATTGAACGGCGTCAATATTCGTCACACTCCCGGACATTGATCGTTGCTGTAAGCCACTTTGTCAAGTCGCACCTGATGCGGTATCACGCCGTGTCGGAAGATCGGATCCGAGTCATCCCCAACGCGGTTCATCTCGATCGCCTAAGGTTAACGAGCGCTGATCGGGAGCGCGCCCGCGCGTTGCTTCGATCCCGATATGGCATTGGACTAGATACGCATGTTGGTCTCTTTGTTGGACATAACTTTCGGCTCAAAGGTTTAGAACCGCTGTTTCGAGGATTCCGAGCGTTTCTCGACACCTGGGCCGCCCGAAATCCCGGCTTCGCTCCACCAATCATGCTTTTGGTTTGCGGTGGAGGCCGTCCCGAGCCCTTCCAGAACCTGGCGGTTCGACTGAACATCGCAGATCGGGTCCAATTCGCTGGCTTTCTCCCGGAGATCCGACAGGCTTATTTGGCCGCCGACTTCTTCGTGTCCCCCACATTTTACGACCCTTGCTCACTGGTGGTCTTCGAGGCGTTGGTTCATGGCCTGCCCGTCATCACCACCGCCCAAAACGGAGCTGGAGAGATCCTGTGTCCAGGACGGGAAGGCTTTGTTCTTAAGACGCCTTACGACACGCCAGGGTTGATCGCCGCGTTCGACCAGTTGTTGAATCCAAAAGTGCTTCGACAGATGTCGGTCGCGGCGGAAAGGCTGGGACGCGAACAATCGTTTGATCGTCATGTAGACCGCCTCCTCGATGTTTTCGACGAGGCGGCTCGACTGCGGCGCGATTCGGGATCGTTTGCCCGAAGTCGCCGGCGATCGGTCTCTCACTTGGAATCACGGGTCATTTTGCGCGAGGATCAAAGATGA